A genomic window from Trueperella bialowiezensis includes:
- a CDS encoding LysM peptidoglycan-binding domain-containing protein, which translates to MSSWIKRSGAALAAATAATIITPTAHADAVANTTQSRIPIFTSPLMTYQVKPGDTLSAIAHRTGTTVSAIAQANNLRNPNLIFPGQQLRIPGPANVSQPAPAPQPAATPAPVTQIYRVKAGDTLGKIARQHGTTVAKLAADNNIANPNIIRVGQRLTIGQAAPAPAPAATPAPAPAPAPKAAPAPQAAPAGTTYTVKAGDTLGKIARQHGTTVAKLAADNNIANRNIIRVGQRLTIGQAAPAPAPAATPAPAPAPAPKAAPAPQAAPAGTTYTVKAGDTLGKIARQHGVSVAQLSAANGISNPNRIYVGQKLTIGGATSAPAQQAAAGAPAKKQLVTNNFPGYTYPDKTVAAANENKHALISKSVPSRAEMQQMVADVARDMGVDPRLALAHAYIESGFDATAVSPANAIGTMQVIPSSGEWASDLVGRKLDLLDPYDNVVAGVAIIRQLHRAESNFDVAVAGYYQGLGGVRKYGMRPDTVNYVAKIKQAMNRF; encoded by the coding sequence ATGTCCTCATGGATTAAGCGCTCGGGAGCTGCGCTCGCGGCGGCCACAGCGGCAACGATCATTACTCCTACCGCCCACGCAGACGCAGTGGCTAACACCACACAGTCGCGAATTCCTATTTTTACGTCTCCTCTCATGACGTATCAGGTCAAGCCGGGCGATACCCTCAGCGCTATTGCTCATCGCACTGGAACCACCGTGAGTGCAATTGCGCAGGCAAACAATCTGCGCAACCCGAATCTCATCTTCCCCGGTCAGCAGCTTCGCATTCCTGGGCCGGCAAACGTTTCCCAGCCGGCGCCAGCTCCGCAACCAGCGGCCACGCCAGCACCTGTCACGCAGATCTACCGCGTGAAGGCAGGCGATACGCTCGGGAAGATTGCACGCCAGCACGGCACCACTGTTGCCAAACTGGCTGCCGACAACAACATTGCTAACCCGAACATCATTCGCGTTGGCCAGCGTCTCACCATCGGTCAGGCCGCACCGGCGCCGGCCCCCGCGGCCACGCCTGCACCAGCACCGGCTCCTGCGCCCAAGGCTGCGCCTGCACCTCAGGCCGCGCCGGCTGGCACTACCTACACGGTCAAGGCCGGCGATACGCTCGGGAAGATTGCACGCCAGCACGGCACCACTGTTGCCAAACTGGCTGCCGACAACAACATTGCTAACCGGAACATCATTCGCGTTGGCCAGCGTCTCACCATCGGTCAGGCCGCACCGGCGCCGGCCCCCGCGGCCACGCCTGCACCAGCACCGGCTCCTGCGCCCAAGGCTGCGCCTGCACCTCAGGCCGCGCCGGCTGGCACTACCTACACGGTCAAGGCAGGCGACACGCTCGGTAAGATCGCCCGCCAGCACGGGGTGTCCGTTGCACAGCTGTCGGCTGCCAATGGAATCTCTAACCCGAACAGAATCTATGTTGGCCAAAAGCTCACGATTGGCGGCGCAACGTCTGCTCCTGCACAGCAGGCAGCAGCCGGCGCGCCAGCCAAGAAGCAGTTGGTCACCAATAACTTCCCCGGATACACCTATCCGGACAAGACTGTGGCAGCAGCGAACGAAAACAAGCACGCGCTCATTTCGAAGAGCGTGCCCTCGCGCGCTGAGATGCAGCAGATGGTTGCCGACGTCGCACGCGACATGGGTGTTGACCCTCGCCTGGCTCTTGCGCACGCCTACATCGAATCCGGTTTCGATGCCACGGCAGTCTCCCCTGCGAACGCGATTGGCACGATGCAGGTGATTCCATCGTCGGGTGAATGGGCATCCGATCTGGTCGGCCGCAAGCTCGATCTGCTTGACCCCTACGACAACGTCGTTGCCGGCGTGGCCATCATCCGCCAGTTGCACCGCGCGGAGTCGAATTTCGACGTCGCTGTTGCGGGCTACTACCAGGGTCTGGGAGGCGTGCGAAAGTACGGCATGCGCCCGGATACGGTGAACTACGTGGCCAAGATTAAGCAGGCCATGAACCGCTTCTAA
- a CDS encoding pyrophosphate--fructose-6-phosphate 1-phosphotransferase has translation MTIRRVALLTAGGFAPCLSTAVGDLIERYTKEIPDAEIIGYQHGYHGLLKGNYVVFDDEARKKAHILTKFGGSPIGNSRVKLTNSKDLIERGLIEPGQNALEVAADQLKADGVDVLHTIGGDDTNTTAADLAAYLHENGYELTVVGLPKTIDNDIVPIRQSLGAYTAAEQASLFAQNIVGEHRANPRMLIIHEIMGRNCGYLAAQATKYYRDWVKEQEWVPSAGLTKERWDVHALYLPEMTFDLDVEASRLRKIMDEQGNVNIFLSEGAGVAEIIEEILESGGEVERDAFGHVKLDTINPGEWFANKFAEIIGAEKVMVQKSGYFSRSAKSNDTDLELIREMTDHAVKSAKEGVSGVVGHDEERGDELRTIEFDRIAGHKAFDVSQDWFTEMMDEIGQKWAPAPKAE, from the coding sequence ATGACAATCCGCCGTGTTGCATTACTCACAGCAGGAGGCTTCGCTCCCTGCCTTTCCACAGCCGTTGGCGATCTCATTGAGCGCTACACGAAAGAAATTCCCGATGCGGAAATCATCGGCTACCAGCATGGATACCATGGTCTGCTCAAGGGCAACTATGTTGTGTTCGACGACGAGGCGCGCAAGAAGGCACACATTCTTACGAAATTCGGTGGCTCGCCGATCGGTAACTCGCGTGTGAAGCTCACGAACTCGAAGGATCTCATTGAGCGCGGCCTGATCGAGCCTGGCCAGAACGCTCTCGAGGTCGCTGCCGATCAGCTGAAAGCTGACGGCGTGGACGTGCTCCACACGATCGGTGGCGATGACACGAACACCACCGCAGCTGATCTGGCCGCTTACCTGCATGAGAACGGCTACGAACTGACTGTGGTCGGCCTGCCGAAGACTATCGACAACGATATTGTTCCGATCCGCCAGTCGCTCGGTGCCTACACGGCTGCTGAGCAGGCCTCGCTGTTTGCGCAGAACATTGTTGGTGAGCACCGGGCAAACCCGCGCATGCTCATCATTCACGAGATCATGGGCCGTAACTGTGGTTACCTTGCCGCGCAGGCAACCAAGTACTACCGCGATTGGGTGAAGGAACAGGAGTGGGTGCCCTCGGCTGGCCTGACGAAGGAACGCTGGGACGTGCACGCACTCTACTTGCCGGAGATGACCTTCGATCTGGACGTGGAGGCTTCCAGACTACGCAAGATTATGGACGAGCAGGGTAACGTCAACATCTTCCTGTCCGAGGGTGCGGGCGTTGCAGAGATCATTGAAGAGATCCTGGAAAGCGGCGGCGAGGTGGAACGCGACGCGTTCGGCCACGTCAAACTCGACACGATCAACCCGGGTGAGTGGTTTGCGAACAAGTTCGCTGAAATCATTGGCGCCGAAAAGGTGATGGTGCAAAAGTCGGGCTACTTCTCACGCTCGGCCAAGTCGAACGACACCGACCTCGAGCTCATTCGCGAGATGACCGATCACGCTGTGAAGTCGGCGAAGGAAGGCGTCTCGGGCGTCGTTGGTCACGATGAAGAGCGTGGCGACGAGCTGCGGACCATCGAGTTCGACCGCATCGCCGGCCACAAGGCATTCGACGTGAGCCAGGACTGGTTCACCGAAATGATGGATGAGATCGGCCAGAAGTGGGCTCCGGCTCCCAAGGCTGAGTAA
- the pknB gene encoding Stk1 family PASTA domain-containing Ser/Thr kinase codes for MRAPDPLLGTVLDGRYAISARIARGGMATVYRATDERLQREVALKVIHSHLAEQSDFVRRFISEARSAARLSSSHIVAVHDQGIADTPTGERPYLVMELISGPDLRSELTAHGSLPLGISLELIRQVLTGLAAAHSAGIIHRDIKPENVLLAAPLEPTAIEPRLTAKLTDFGLARAASDATSTQTNTMLGTVGYVAPEFVADGTTGKTGDLYSVGVMLYELIAGQLPFQGESALSVAYKHVNDTMPRLSDLADWIPPEVDSLIALLTAKSPSKRPQDASAALDALIDISESLPEELLIRRIPVFPTAKPVSHTTDEAASIPANPPAKTAVMPAKAPDAAELPAKATRNDTAKTERPARKRRVWPLLMTILLVLIGAGAYGTWWYFSEGPGQRVEVPVVTGLSEADARASLEAVGFPVDTTTTFSDDVAAGLVVDSDPTAGTSLHPSETVTLVVSAGVEHVDVIDVVGQTSDEAQAALKEARLNAVVEEDYSETVPQGQVISQTPEPGTSVPHSSQVTITVSLGRKPISVPDLTGASLDDASARLAEYGLSATTTEEFSDTTPQGHVISQEPAAGTTLYRGDSMNLTVSKGPELVEVPNVFGMQEGEATTTLEEAGFVVSYDRFLGGYFGTVRAQSPGAGERVKPGSTITITIV; via the coding sequence GTGAGAGCACCAGACCCACTGCTAGGTACAGTCCTCGATGGCAGATACGCCATCTCCGCGCGCATTGCTCGCGGAGGTATGGCCACTGTTTATCGGGCAACTGACGAGCGCTTGCAACGCGAAGTTGCTCTGAAGGTCATTCATTCGCATCTGGCTGAGCAGTCTGATTTTGTGCGCCGGTTCATTTCCGAGGCTCGGTCTGCTGCGCGCCTGTCAAGTTCTCACATTGTTGCCGTGCATGACCAAGGGATCGCGGACACTCCCACAGGTGAACGGCCCTACCTTGTGATGGAGCTCATTTCTGGTCCGGATCTTCGTTCTGAACTGACGGCCCATGGGTCTCTTCCGCTCGGTATTAGCCTCGAACTTATTCGTCAGGTGCTCACCGGGCTTGCAGCTGCTCATTCGGCGGGCATCATTCACCGCGATATCAAACCGGAAAACGTGTTGCTGGCCGCTCCCCTTGAACCAACTGCCATTGAGCCCCGCTTGACGGCCAAACTTACGGATTTTGGCCTGGCTCGGGCAGCGTCTGATGCCACGTCGACTCAGACGAACACGATGCTCGGCACGGTCGGTTACGTTGCACCCGAGTTTGTGGCAGATGGCACCACGGGTAAGACGGGCGATCTGTATTCGGTTGGCGTGATGCTCTACGAGCTGATTGCGGGCCAGCTGCCGTTCCAAGGGGAGTCTGCCCTGTCGGTTGCGTACAAGCACGTTAACGACACGATGCCGCGGCTTTCGGATCTTGCTGACTGGATTCCGCCCGAGGTGGACTCGCTGATTGCGCTCCTCACTGCGAAGAGCCCGTCCAAACGGCCACAGGACGCCTCAGCAGCACTCGACGCGCTTATCGACATCTCAGAATCATTACCTGAAGAACTCCTCATTCGCCGTATTCCTGTATTTCCCACAGCCAAGCCGGTCTCTCACACCACCGACGAGGCCGCTTCTATCCCTGCTAACCCGCCGGCGAAGACTGCCGTCATGCCCGCGAAGGCACCGGACGCCGCCGAGTTGCCGGCCAAGGCCACGCGTAACGACACCGCTAAAACGGAACGGCCCGCGCGCAAGCGCAGGGTGTGGCCGCTGCTCATGACCATCCTTCTCGTGCTTATCGGCGCTGGAGCTTACGGCACGTGGTGGTACTTCTCGGAAGGTCCCGGACAGCGTGTAGAGGTACCCGTGGTTACTGGTCTGTCTGAAGCTGACGCACGCGCATCGTTGGAAGCAGTTGGTTTCCCCGTCGACACCACCACAACGTTTTCCGACGACGTCGCTGCCGGGCTCGTTGTTGACTCCGATCCCACAGCCGGCACGTCCCTTCATCCTTCCGAAACTGTGACCCTCGTCGTCTCCGCTGGCGTTGAGCACGTCGACGTCATCGACGTCGTCGGACAAACGTCCGATGAGGCCCAAGCCGCCCTCAAAGAGGCGCGGCTCAACGCCGTCGTCGAAGAAGATTACTCTGAGACCGTGCCGCAGGGCCAGGTCATATCGCAGACTCCAGAACCGGGCACGTCCGTTCCGCACAGCTCGCAGGTCACCATCACCGTGTCTTTGGGTCGCAAGCCGATCTCGGTGCCGGACCTGACCGGAGCGTCACTGGACGACGCCTCTGCTCGCCTTGCCGAGTACGGACTCAGTGCAACCACCACGGAAGAGTTTTCAGACACGACGCCGCAAGGCCACGTCATCTCCCAAGAACCAGCCGCTGGCACCACGCTCTATCGAGGTGATTCCATGAACCTCACGGTCTCGAAAGGCCCGGAGCTGGTGGAAGTACCGAACGTGTTTGGCATGCAAGAAGGCGAAGCCACGACAACACTGGAAGAAGCCGGTTTCGTCGTCAGCTACGACCGGTTCCTTGGCGGATACTTCGGCACTGTGCGAGCGCAGTCCCCCGGTGCAGGCGAACGCGTCAAGCCGGGCAGCACGATCACGATCACGATCGTCTAA
- a CDS encoding class II 3-deoxy-7-phosphoheptulonate synthase, whose protein sequence is MFNDADDTILDQGWKKLPAKHQPQYPDPDFLKTTVDYLRTLPPLIFAGEADSLTKEIAKATRGEAFVLQGGDCAESFADATADRIRAKIRTILQMAVVLTYSASVPVVKVGRMAGQYAKPRSNPMETRDGVELPSYMGDAVNGHEFSAATRTPDPHRLVEAYQHSAATLNLIRAFTGGGFADIAKVHEWNKGFSSNPAYRRYTTLATEIDRAMQFMKAAGAYSESLRTVDFYSSHEALLLDYEDAMTRIDSRTGLPYNTGAHFLWIGERTRDVDGAHVAMLAQVQNPIGVKIGPTATRDELLGLMDKLNPEGKEGRLTLITRLGANKVEQVLPQIIEAVQSDRRPVNWMSDPMHGNTISVGRFKTRRLDDVLDEVRGFFRVHREMGTIPGGLHMELTGDDVTEVLGGSEEIVEEALGDRYETLVDPRLNHQQSLELAFLVSEILREDF, encoded by the coding sequence ATGTTTAACGACGCAGATGACACGATTCTTGACCAGGGATGGAAGAAACTTCCGGCAAAGCATCAACCGCAGTATCCGGATCCTGATTTTCTGAAGACGACCGTTGACTATCTGCGTACCCTTCCGCCGCTCATTTTTGCAGGTGAGGCGGATTCGTTGACGAAAGAAATCGCTAAAGCCACCCGCGGCGAAGCGTTCGTGCTTCAGGGTGGGGATTGCGCGGAGTCGTTTGCGGACGCCACGGCTGATCGTATTCGCGCGAAAATCCGCACGATTTTGCAGATGGCTGTCGTGCTCACCTATTCGGCGTCGGTGCCGGTTGTTAAGGTTGGGCGGATGGCCGGGCAGTACGCTAAGCCGAGGTCGAATCCGATGGAGACTCGCGACGGCGTGGAACTGCCCTCGTACATGGGCGATGCCGTTAACGGCCACGAGTTCTCTGCTGCGACTCGCACGCCAGATCCGCACCGGTTGGTGGAGGCCTACCAGCATTCGGCAGCAACCTTGAACTTGATCCGCGCGTTTACCGGTGGCGGTTTTGCGGATATCGCGAAGGTGCACGAGTGGAATAAGGGCTTTTCTTCGAATCCGGCGTACCGCCGTTACACGACGCTCGCCACGGAGATCGATCGGGCGATGCAGTTCATGAAAGCTGCTGGCGCTTATTCGGAGTCGTTGCGAACAGTCGATTTTTACTCTTCACACGAGGCGCTACTGCTCGACTACGAGGATGCGATGACGCGCATTGATTCGCGCACGGGTTTGCCATACAACACGGGCGCGCACTTCCTGTGGATCGGGGAGCGCACACGTGACGTGGACGGCGCACACGTTGCCATGCTCGCCCAGGTACAAAACCCAATCGGTGTGAAGATCGGCCCAACGGCCACGCGCGATGAACTGCTCGGTTTGATGGACAAGCTTAACCCGGAGGGCAAGGAAGGCCGGCTCACGTTGATCACCCGGCTCGGTGCGAACAAGGTTGAGCAGGTGTTACCTCAGATTATCGAGGCCGTGCAGAGCGATCGTCGCCCGGTTAATTGGATGTCTGATCCGATGCACGGCAACACGATCTCAGTGGGCAGGTTCAAGACCCGCCGCTTGGACGACGTGCTGGATGAGGTACGCGGATTCTTCCGCGTACACCGCGAAATGGGAACAATTCCGGGTGGGCTACACATGGAGCTCACTGGCGACGACGTGACTGAAGTGCTCGGCGGATCTGAAGAGATCGTGGAAGAAGCGCTGGGCGATCGCTACGAGACGCTCGTTGACCCTCGGCTTAATCATCAGCAGTCGCTCGAGCTGGCATTCTTAGTCTCGGAGATCTTGCGCGAAGATTTCTAG